TGACAGCCACCTCCTAGTAGCTTGATTGACCCGAGTTTTTGTGATCTGTCATCCTGCTTAGTGGAGTCTTCGTTCTCGTTTCCTCGGAAAGTCGCATGAATTTAAACCGAACTCCTGATTAATTTAGCCATTAGACTTCCTGATATTAATTTGGTGAGTTAGTGCTTACACTCGTTATCTACGACATAAGCTCGGATGACATCAGAACAAAGCTCGCCAACCGTCTCTTCGACTATGGTCTTCAGAGAATCCAATATAGTGCTTTCAAGGGGGAACTGAACGCTCACGATAGAGAGGTTCTAGTAAAAGAACTCCCGAAATTTGTGGAAGGAGAAAGAGACTCGATCTATGTAATCCCCTTGTGTGAGCGCTGCGCGAGACTTTGTAGAATCGTTTCTGAAAAACCTATCCCTTCTCTAGCAGAGGAAGACAGAGTAAAGCTTGTGTGAAAAACAAAAAAAACCTGGAAGGCGAGCTTTATAGGGAGGAAAGAGGTGGTATTCTTTCTCTCTGCCCAAGAGCACAAACTCCTCCTAAACCGAGTCCTCCCTCTGGCGAGAGAGGTAGGAGTAACACCAGAGCTTAGAGGGTGGAACTGGTGGAAGGAACCGCTGAAGCCATACTACTCGGAGCGCATCTCTATGTTTTCCGTCTGCGGCCGGTTCTGCCCCACGGCGAGAGATGTGTATTTAATGTACGTGGAAAGAAAGCAGGGAAAACTCACGCATGAGATATTGCTGGGAGCTATGGCACACAATCTGCTGGAATACTTGTTTGGGTATTGCAGACAGGGAAAATTTGATATAAGCTTTCATGAATGGTGGAAGGGAGAGCTGGAAAAAAGAGGAAAGTTGGAAAATGTTGATGTTCTTCGCTCCTGCTTGGAACCCCTCTGGGAGTTGGTACTAAGCCAAGCGAGGGCTGCTTATCTGGAAACAAAGACTGCTCATCCTTACGCCGACGAGCCTCATGCGCTGGCAGTGGCTCTTCCCTTCCTGGTGGAGCACAAGCTCGACGGAAGGCTGCTAGGACTGAGCGGCACGTTGAGCGTTGACTGTTATGATTATTTGCGCCACATCATCTTTGACGTGAAAGTTGGAGGACCTCCGCGAGACTTTTATCGACTGTATCCCACTGGCTATGCTTTGGTTTTTGAGAGCCTTTACGAGGTTCCAGTGGACGTGGGGTGCTCCATCCATGTGAGCTTCAGAAACGGGAGAGTTGTGGTGAGTCGAGATATCTTTTTCATCAATGATGATCTTCGGAACTGGTGGGTTGAGGAGAGAGATCGTAAGCTGGAGCTTGTGGCTCAGAAGAAGGATCCGGGTAAAGCCAAAGAATGTGCCTCTAGCTGTATGTTCTTGGAGGTCTGTGAATGAGGTTGGTGATCGACGGATTTGGGAAGTTCTTGGGAAGGAAGGGGGAAACCATCGTGGTGAAAGAGGATAGAAAGATTGTGGCACGTCTTCAGCCACAAGAGCTAGAGCAGGTAATCATCTCTGGAAAAGGGACGATTAGCACGGATGCCCTTAGGTTGCTAGCGGAGCATGGGGTGGACGTGTTGATCGTGGACTTTAGGGGCGAGGTTAAGGCAAGACTTTCTTCTCCTGAGATGAGAACTGTAAGTACCCGAAAAGAGCAATACTT
This window of the Candidatus Hadarchaeales archaeon genome carries:
- the cas2 gene encoding CRISPR-associated endonuclease Cas2; this translates as MLTLVIYDISSDDIRTKLANRLFDYGLQRIQYSAFKGELNAHDREVLVKELPKFVEGERDSIYVIPLCERCARLCRIVSEKPIPSLAEEDRVKLV
- the cas4a gene encoding type I-A CRISPR-associated protein Cas4/Csa1 produces the protein MVFFLSAQEHKLLLNRVLPLAREVGVTPELRGWNWWKEPLKPYYSERISMFSVCGRFCPTARDVYLMYVERKQGKLTHEILLGAMAHNLLEYLFGYCRQGKFDISFHEWWKGELEKRGKLENVDVLRSCLEPLWELVLSQARAAYLETKTAHPYADEPHALAVALPFLVEHKLDGRLLGLSGTLSVDCYDYLRHIIFDVKVGGPPRDFYRLYPTGYALVFESLYEVPVDVGCSIHVSFRNGRVVVSRDIFFINDDLRNWWVEERDRKLELVAQKKDPGKAKECASSCMFLEVCE